A single window of Vibrio gazogenes DNA harbors:
- the citX gene encoding citrate lyase holo-[acyl-carrier protein] synthase — translation MTHITEETPVNLCELLACKEQRAKTQLSWLKTYGVPLVSFSINMPGPVKLNPMSEHIFAQGLAALEAACHEQGWTLIAQQIHHEKTGPEGIFAVQGVSASILKKQMMHIEKTHPVGRLMDLDVIDKQGKSISRKAYQIGRRKCLVCQEDAVVCARSRRHPLQELLTKIEEMTHADECCH, via the coding sequence ATGACACATATAACAGAAGAAACACCCGTTAATTTGTGTGAGCTACTTGCGTGTAAAGAACAGCGGGCAAAAACTCAGTTGTCATGGTTGAAAACTTACGGGGTGCCTTTGGTTTCATTTAGCATCAATATGCCGGGGCCCGTCAAATTGAACCCGATGAGTGAACATATTTTTGCTCAGGGATTAGCGGCACTGGAAGCCGCTTGCCATGAGCAGGGGTGGACACTCATCGCACAGCAAATCCATCATGAAAAAACGGGGCCAGAAGGCATATTTGCAGTGCAAGGCGTGAGTGCATCCATTCTTAAAAAACAGATGATGCACATCGAGAAAACGCATCCGGTTGGACGATTGATGGACTTAGACGTGATTGATAAGCAGGGTAAAAGTATTAGCCGTAAAGCTTATCAGATAGGACGAAGAAAGTGCTTGGTCTGTCAGGAAGATGCTGTTGTCTGTGCTCGCTCCCGTCGGCATCCGCTTCAGGAGCTCTTGACGAAGATAGAGGAAATGACTCATGCGGACGAGTGCTGTCATTGA
- the citG gene encoding triphosphoribosyl-dephospho-CoA synthase CitG → MRTSAVIDFQFDRPQQCLDAESVDVLHCHIEEQAPFAQFVGRLAYHAMMLEVHLTPKPGLVDTVNQGAHHDMDLALFIRSAEVLAPYMASFVRTGWLHHRQPLSSLLAELRLIGIDAEVAMFQATSGVNTHKGMIFSMGLICGVVGWLQANQQHVNACAISEAVSQCCQHLVWDELREIKHRAPMTQGEKLYQQYGVAGARGEAASGFETVMIHALPAYQSAIAQAFSTEQALWQTLLVLIAHNQDTNLLSRGGMSGLLYVQQYASSLLASGGIAHPDIEMALNQFDRRLIERHLSPGGSADLLAVTWLIAELEKRLSSID, encoded by the coding sequence ATGCGGACGAGTGCTGTCATTGATTTTCAGTTTGACAGACCACAGCAGTGTCTAGATGCTGAAAGTGTCGATGTGTTACATTGTCACATTGAAGAGCAGGCGCCTTTCGCCCAATTTGTAGGTCGTCTGGCTTACCATGCCATGATGCTAGAAGTTCATCTGACACCGAAACCGGGGCTGGTTGATACCGTGAATCAAGGCGCCCACCATGATATGGATTTAGCGTTGTTTATTCGCAGTGCCGAAGTGCTCGCTCCATATATGGCTAGTTTCGTTCGAACGGGCTGGTTGCATCACCGCCAGCCGCTCTCGTCTCTTCTAGCGGAATTACGGCTGATTGGTATTGATGCTGAAGTCGCAATGTTCCAAGCAACATCGGGGGTCAATACCCATAAAGGCATGATCTTTTCCATGGGGCTCATATGTGGCGTTGTTGGTTGGCTACAAGCCAACCAACAGCATGTGAATGCATGTGCTATCAGTGAAGCTGTAAGTCAATGTTGTCAACATCTCGTCTGGGATGAGCTTCGGGAAATAAAACACCGGGCACCGATGACGCAAGGTGAAAAACTCTATCAACAGTATGGGGTGGCCGGTGCAAGAGGAGAAGCCGCTTCGGGCTTTGAGACGGTCATGATACATGCGTTGCCTGCCTATCAATCGGCTATCGCGCAAGCGTTTTCAACAGAGCAAGCATTGTGGCAGACACTATTAGTTTTGATTGCGCACAATCAGGATACCAATTTACTTTCCCGCGGGGGAATGAGCGGGTTGCTGTATGTTCAGCAGTATGCGTCCAGTCTACTTGCGTCAGGGGGAATTGCTCATCCTGATATCGAAATGGCATTAAATCAGTTTGACCGTCGTTTGATAGAACGACATCTCAGTCCCGGTGGCAGTGCGGATTTACTGGCTGTGACTTGGCTGATTGCCGAATTGGAGAAAAGACTTTCCTCAATCGATTAA
- the citS gene encoding citrate/sodium symporter CitS: MNEKTLRITSDAQGSHSLLSQIKIFGIPFHLFALLFLVVLTAHITDTLPNNIVGGFCFMFVVGAIFGEFGKRLPIFNKYIGGAPVMIFLVAAWFVHTGLLTQREITAVTDVMKKTDFLDLFIAVLITGSILAVNRKLLLRSLVGYIPTILAAVAGASILGILGGMIFGIPVDRIMMLYVLPIMGGGNGAGAIPLSEIYESVTGGSKEQYYSVAIAILTIANIVAIVAAAILNGLGDKIPSLTGNGELIRKSNFNVNEETKKITITPREIAIGLMLAACVYTFSVSLSKHILPGFGDIKIHTFAYMVIIVALINGAGLCSDEIKEGAKRLSSFFSKQLLWVLMVGVGIAYTDLGEVVNALTFTNVIIATLIVTGAIFGSALGGWMMGFYPVESSITAGLCMANRGGSGDLEVLAASNRMNLLSYAQISSRLGGGIVLIIASVVFGIFM; encoded by the coding sequence ATGAATGAAAAAACGTTACGGATAACAAGTGACGCTCAGGGATCTCACTCGTTGTTGTCACAAATAAAAATATTCGGCATACCATTCCATCTTTTTGCCCTACTCTTTCTTGTGGTTCTGACTGCGCATATTACAGATACGCTTCCTAATAATATTGTTGGCGGCTTCTGCTTTATGTTTGTTGTCGGAGCAATATTTGGTGAATTCGGTAAACGTTTGCCGATATTTAATAAATATATTGGTGGCGCACCAGTGATGATTTTTCTTGTCGCGGCATGGTTCGTCCATACTGGATTGTTGACCCAAAGAGAAATTACCGCTGTCACCGATGTCATGAAAAAAACGGACTTCCTTGACCTATTTATTGCGGTACTGATTACCGGTTCAATTCTGGCAGTCAATAGAAAACTCCTGTTGCGTTCATTAGTTGGCTATATTCCAACCATTCTCGCAGCAGTAGCCGGAGCATCGATTCTCGGTATCTTAGGGGGTATGATTTTCGGTATTCCGGTGGACCGAATTATGATGCTGTATGTACTCCCGATTATGGGGGGTGGTAATGGCGCAGGTGCAATTCCCCTGTCTGAAATTTACGAGTCAGTAACGGGTGGTTCAAAAGAACAGTATTATTCAGTTGCTATTGCAATTCTTACGATTGCCAATATCGTTGCAATTGTTGCGGCTGCGATTCTGAACGGTTTAGGCGATAAAATCCCGTCACTAACCGGCAACGGAGAACTCATACGTAAATCAAATTTCAATGTGAACGAAGAAACCAAAAAAATCACGATTACACCTCGTGAAATAGCCATTGGCCTGATGCTTGCTGCCTGTGTTTATACATTCTCAGTCTCACTTTCCAAACACATTCTCCCAGGGTTTGGTGATATCAAAATTCATACATTTGCTTATATGGTCATCATTGTTGCACTCATCAACGGTGCCGGTCTTTGCTCGGATGAAATCAAAGAAGGTGCAAAACGTCTTTCTTCTTTCTTCTCTAAACAGTTGCTTTGGGTTTTGATGGTCGGTGTCGGTATTGCTTACACCGATCTGGGTGAAGTGGTCAATGCATTAACATTCACCAATGTTATTATTGCGACACTCATTGTAACCGGTGCAATTTTTGGCTCTGCACTCGGAGGTTGGATGATGGGCTTTTATCCGGTTGAATCTTCAATCACGGCGGGTCTATGTATGGCAAACCGAGGCGGTTCCGGTGACCTTGAAGTATTAGCTGCGTCTAACCGAATGAACCTACTCTCCTACGCCCAAATCTCTTCACGTCTTGGTGGCGGAATTGTTCTCATCATCGCCAGTGTTGTATTCGGGATATTTATGTAA
- a CDS encoding class I SAM-dependent methyltransferase, translating to MTAAIYLAKGRDKSLLRHHPWIFSRAIEHVKGDPVSGQTVDVYSHDGKWLAKAGFSPQSQIRARVWSFEPTDIDTNFFIQRIRQAQQLRDPVIQQGQLTGYRLIAAESDGLPGITIDRYGDYLVCQVLSAAAEFLKTLLVEALKTCFPECHIYERSDVAVRKKEGLQEQVGVLHGDSPTAPVIIEENGIKISVDIVNGHKTGFYLDQRDSRLHAMKYVENKEVLNCFSYTGGFGLYALKGGAKRVINADVSQPALDIAKANAQLNEFDISKKRAVFLNADVFKLLREYRDQGTQFDVVIMDPPKFAESKAQLSGACRGYKDINMLAMQILKPGGMLLTYSCSGLMDQMLFQKIIADAALDAGRSVKFVERFSQAADHPIDSAYPEGFYLKGLACRVL from the coding sequence ATGACAGCCGCTATCTATCTCGCCAAAGGGCGTGACAAATCTCTCCTCCGCCACCATCCTTGGATTTTCTCCCGAGCAATCGAACATGTGAAAGGTGATCCTGTTTCAGGCCAGACGGTTGATGTCTATAGCCACGACGGCAAGTGGCTGGCAAAAGCCGGGTTTTCGCCACAATCACAAATTCGGGCCCGGGTCTGGAGCTTTGAACCGACCGATATTGATACCAATTTTTTCATTCAACGTATCCGTCAGGCACAACAACTGAGAGACCCCGTGATTCAGCAAGGTCAGTTAACGGGTTATCGTCTCATCGCCGCAGAGTCTGATGGTTTACCGGGGATTACAATTGATCGATACGGAGACTACTTAGTCTGTCAGGTGTTGAGCGCTGCCGCAGAGTTCTTAAAAACCTTGCTTGTTGAAGCCCTTAAAACGTGCTTCCCCGAATGTCATATTTATGAGCGTTCAGATGTTGCCGTCCGTAAAAAAGAAGGATTACAGGAACAAGTCGGTGTGTTACACGGTGATAGCCCAACAGCGCCTGTGATTATTGAAGAAAATGGCATCAAAATCAGCGTTGATATTGTCAATGGGCATAAAACGGGCTTCTATCTGGATCAACGGGATAGCCGCTTACATGCCATGAAATATGTTGAGAATAAAGAAGTCCTGAATTGCTTCTCCTATACGGGAGGTTTCGGACTCTATGCCCTGAAAGGTGGCGCAAAACGTGTGATCAATGCTGATGTGTCCCAGCCTGCTCTGGACATAGCAAAGGCGAATGCCCAATTGAATGAGTTCGATATCTCTAAAAAACGGGCTGTTTTTCTGAACGCTGATGTCTTCAAATTATTACGTGAGTACCGCGATCAGGGCACCCAATTTGATGTCGTCATTATGGATCCGCCAAAGTTTGCCGAGTCGAAAGCACAACTGAGCGGAGCCTGCCGAGGATATAAAGACATTAACATGTTGGCAATGCAGATTCTTAAGCCGGGGGGAATGTTACTCACTTACTCCTGCTCTGGTCTCATGGATCAAATGCTATTTCAAAAAATTATTGCAGATGCAGCGCTGGATGCTGGCAGAAGTGTTAAGTTTGTCGAACGTTTCAGTCAGGCTGCCGATCATCCTATCGACTCAGCCTATCCGGAAGGCTTCTATCTCAAAGGGCTCGCCTGTAGGGTTCTGTAG
- the citC gene encoding [citrate (pro-3S)-lyase] ligase, producing the protein MLDEVFFSRVPITNRHKMGKIQTFLSRNGLDIDDDVEYFVIGKHVSGQILACGGIAGKVLKSVAIDKTHRGSGLSLTLMTELTNFAYELGRYNLFLFTKPQNFNLFRQSGFFQLAQVDDAMILMENSPNRFQSYCQQLKLMKVAGDRIGSMIMNANPFTLGHQYLVEKACAECDWVHLFVVREEGKDFSYLERLNMIRAGTQHLKNVTVHPGSDYMISRATFPTYFIKDQKKINHCHAALDLQLFRDGIVPALGITHRYVGTEPLCPVTNHYNESMHYWLASAASRPNKIDIIEVPRKAIGGEPVSASRVRRLLSQQHYDQVAKLVPKTTYQILLSDDVQSNRLKSVAA; encoded by the coding sequence ATGTTAGACGAGGTGTTTTTTTCTCGAGTCCCAATTACGAATCGCCATAAAATGGGTAAAATTCAGACCTTTTTATCGCGTAACGGGTTGGATATTGATGATGATGTAGAATATTTCGTTATCGGTAAACATGTATCTGGGCAGATATTGGCATGTGGTGGTATTGCCGGAAAAGTTTTAAAGTCTGTTGCGATTGATAAAACACATCGAGGCAGTGGGTTATCACTGACACTCATGACTGAATTGACTAACTTCGCTTATGAGTTAGGACGCTACAATTTATTTTTATTTACCAAACCTCAAAACTTTAACTTATTTCGCCAGTCTGGTTTTTTCCAGCTTGCGCAAGTCGATGATGCCATGATTCTCATGGAAAATAGCCCTAACCGTTTTCAATCCTATTGTCAGCAACTCAAATTGATGAAAGTTGCAGGCGACCGTATTGGTAGCATGATTATGAATGCGAATCCATTCACGCTGGGGCATCAATATTTAGTTGAAAAAGCCTGTGCGGAGTGTGATTGGGTTCATCTGTTTGTCGTTCGTGAAGAAGGTAAGGATTTTTCTTATCTTGAACGATTGAATATGATTCGGGCCGGCACACAACATCTGAAAAATGTAACTGTTCACCCAGGCTCGGATTACATGATTTCCAGAGCCACATTCCCGACTTATTTCATCAAAGATCAGAAGAAAATCAATCATTGCCATGCAGCATTGGATTTACAACTGTTTCGTGACGGCATCGTACCGGCTTTAGGAATCACCCATCGATATGTTGGTACAGAGCCGCTGTGTCCGGTTACCAATCATTATAACGAGTCGATGCATTACTGGCTGGCCTCGGCAGCTTCTCGACCCAATAAAATTGACATTATAGAAGTACCAAGAAAGGCCATTGGTGGTGAGCCTGTCTCAGCCTCCAGAGTTCGGCGGTTATTATCTCAGCAACACTATGATCAAGTTGCGAAACTGGTACCGAAAACGACCTATCAAATCCTATTGAGCGATGATGTTCAGAGCAATCGACTAAAATCGGTTGCGGCCTGA
- the yccX gene encoding acylphosphatase, whose protein sequence is MSQKREIFTVKGIVQGVGFRYYTSHQALKLGLTGYAKNLHNGDVEVVACGEANKLELLYQWLHEGSPAARVEAVVRDDFHSEKSFRGFSIQ, encoded by the coding sequence ATGTCACAAAAGAGAGAAATCTTTACGGTGAAAGGTATTGTTCAAGGGGTTGGCTTTCGTTATTACACCTCGCATCAGGCTTTGAAATTAGGGCTGACCGGTTATGCGAAGAATTTGCATAACGGTGATGTGGAGGTCGTGGCTTGTGGTGAAGCCAACAAGCTCGAATTACTTTATCAATGGCTCCATGAAGGTTCACCGGCAGCGCGCGTCGAAGCGGTTGTGCGAGATGACTTTCACAGTGAGAAATCGTTTCGGGGATTTTCAATCCAGTGA
- a CDS encoding TusE/DsrC/DsvC family sulfur relay protein: protein MFEYHGQMIETDSEGYLLDHTQWQEGMIPLLAEAEGIELTESHLEVILFVRAFYEEYNTSPAIRMLVKAMEKAHGPEKGNSKYLFKLFRKGPAKQATKLAGLPKPAKCL from the coding sequence ATGTTCGAATATCATGGTCAAATGATTGAAACCGACAGCGAAGGTTATTTACTTGATCACACACAATGGCAAGAAGGGATGATTCCACTGCTGGCTGAAGCAGAAGGGATTGAATTGACGGAATCACATTTGGAAGTCATTCTCTTTGTCAGAGCATTCTACGAAGAATACAATACCTCTCCTGCCATTCGGATGTTGGTCAAAGCGATGGAAAAAGCCCATGGCCCGGAAAAAGGCAACAGCAAGTATCTGTTTAAGCTATTTCGTAAAGGGCCGGCCAAGCAAGCAACTAAACTGGCCGGGCTGCCAAAGCCGGCGAAATGCCTGTAA
- a CDS encoding ATP-binding protein: MLKTIFQAAHTQICQKLSFQRRVALLLILVISIQLILVTVFFHLTLSKSLEHQFRTKAVIQAREIAHNKVLIHNIEQHNIEAIQHTVHELQAISDADFIVVGNKEGIRLAHPESDKVGFPMQGGDNVRALKYGEYYSSLRKGSLGFAIRGKSAVINQHNEIIGVVSVGYLMNSISDWMALYSYPLFYAVFALLILSMLGAWLFTKHIKRQMFEMEPEEIALSLRLHSSILQSVYEGIIAVSTQGKILSVNNRALKTLGIAHPPKYLLGRSITEFVTPASFFMGSDPHGQVDISDQQDELITCNGETLVANRVNIWDHEKHVGWVVSFRRRDDINTLTSQISQIRQHTENLRVLSHEYTNRLSTIGGLVQIGAYDEAIQAIQKETQNQQQLIDYITQTFCSRIIAGLLLGKYSRAKELGLQLDFDPLCQVKKEPQCMSSDELAAILGNLLDNAFEATLKSDSSNKTITLLLTDASDELVIEVADNGIGIPEAISDSLFTKGVSSKEQPGHGIGLYLVHRLVTQANGTILIDHADPQGTIFSIFIPNVST; this comes from the coding sequence ATGCTCAAAACGATCTTTCAAGCCGCTCATACACAGATATGTCAGAAGCTATCATTCCAACGCCGGGTTGCCCTTCTGCTCATCTTGGTTATTTCAATCCAGTTAATACTGGTCACGGTCTTTTTTCATCTTACGCTCAGTAAAAGTCTCGAACATCAATTTAGAACCAAAGCGGTCATTCAAGCCCGAGAGATTGCACATAATAAAGTATTAATTCACAACATCGAACAACACAATATTGAAGCGATTCAGCATACCGTCCATGAATTACAAGCCATCTCTGACGCTGACTTCATTGTGGTCGGCAATAAAGAAGGGATTCGGCTGGCACACCCTGAGTCAGATAAAGTCGGCTTTCCCATGCAAGGGGGGGATAATGTTCGAGCGTTAAAATACGGGGAATATTATTCATCGTTAAGGAAAGGAAGCTTAGGCTTTGCAATCCGTGGAAAGTCCGCCGTTATTAATCAACACAATGAGATTATCGGTGTCGTCTCCGTCGGTTACTTGATGAATAGTATCAGTGACTGGATGGCGTTATATTCCTATCCGCTTTTTTATGCTGTTTTTGCCCTGTTGATCTTATCCATGCTCGGTGCTTGGTTATTTACCAAACATATCAAACGACAAATGTTCGAGATGGAGCCGGAAGAAATTGCGCTCTCTCTGCGCTTACACAGTTCAATCTTACAAAGTGTTTATGAAGGCATTATCGCTGTCAGCACCCAAGGTAAGATTTTATCGGTCAATAACCGTGCACTCAAGACATTGGGTATCGCGCATCCGCCCAAGTATTTACTCGGCAGATCGATTACTGAATTCGTCACCCCCGCTTCATTTTTTATGGGGAGCGACCCACATGGTCAGGTTGATATCAGTGACCAACAAGATGAACTGATCACCTGCAACGGTGAAACACTGGTTGCCAACCGAGTCAACATTTGGGATCACGAAAAACATGTTGGCTGGGTTGTGAGTTTCCGTAGGCGGGATGATATCAATACCCTGACATCACAAATTTCACAAATTCGCCAGCATACGGAGAACCTTCGGGTCCTCAGTCATGAATACACCAATCGGTTATCCACTATCGGAGGATTAGTACAAATTGGCGCTTATGATGAAGCCATTCAGGCGATTCAGAAAGAAACCCAGAATCAACAACAGTTGATCGATTATATTACCCAAACTTTTTGCTCGCGTATTATTGCCGGACTCCTTCTGGGCAAATATAGCCGCGCAAAAGAACTCGGCTTACAGCTGGATTTTGATCCACTCTGTCAGGTGAAAAAAGAACCACAATGTATGTCATCCGACGAACTGGCCGCAATTTTGGGGAATCTACTTGACAATGCCTTTGAAGCTACTTTAAAAAGCGATAGCAGTAATAAAACGATCACACTGCTTTTAACCGATGCCTCAGACGAGCTCGTCATTGAGGTAGCGGACAATGGTATCGGTATCCCCGAAGCAATTTCTGATTCACTTTTTACCAAAGGCGTCAGTAGCAAGGAACAACCGGGACATGGTATCGGTTTATATCTGGTCCATCGTCTGGTCAC
- the citF gene encoding citrate lyase subunit alpha, whose product MSVSTLNNPISLDELEIHSLTPYTRANAITPHLAEERFKKGRKLKGSLEQAIKELGLADGMTISFHHAFRGGDKIINSVMDVIAKMGFKDLTLASSSLTSIHAPLIEHIRNGVVRKIYTSGLRGELAEEISRGLLKEPVHIHSHGGRVHLVQSGEIHIDFAFIGVPCSDEFGNANGIQGKSRCGSLGYAQVDAQYADRVVILTESMVDYPNSPASIRQDCVDAVIQVEEVGDPDKIGGDATRMTSNPRELLIAKHAAEVIEHSGYFKPGFSLQTGSGGASLAVTRFLKDKMIKQNIVASFGLGGITATMVDLHEQGLIETLLDVQCFDSVAADSLSRNPNHHEISANEYANPSSKGAVVDRLDVVILSALEIDMQFNVNVITGSDGVIRGASGGHCDTAAAANLTVVVAPLVRGRIPTVVERVTNVVTPGASVDVLVTDHGIAVNPRREDLIERLNALSIPVYSIDALQARAELITGKPEPIQFTDRTIAFVRYRDGSVIDVIKEVTQ is encoded by the coding sequence ATGAGTGTCAGTACGTTAAATAATCCAATTTCGCTTGATGAACTGGAAATCCATTCATTAACGCCTTATACAAGAGCCAACGCAATCACACCGCATCTGGCTGAAGAACGATTTAAAAAGGGAAGAAAACTCAAAGGTTCACTTGAACAGGCAATTAAAGAGTTAGGTTTGGCTGATGGTATGACGATTTCTTTCCATCATGCATTTCGTGGCGGTGATAAAATTATTAATTCCGTAATGGATGTGATTGCCAAAATGGGATTCAAAGACTTAACTTTAGCTTCCAGTTCTCTGACATCGATTCATGCGCCATTAATTGAACATATTCGTAATGGTGTTGTGCGTAAAATTTATACCTCTGGATTACGGGGTGAGCTTGCTGAAGAAATTTCCCGAGGATTGCTGAAAGAACCTGTTCATATTCATTCGCATGGCGGACGGGTTCACTTAGTTCAAAGTGGTGAAATTCATATCGATTTCGCATTTATAGGTGTTCCTTGTAGTGATGAATTTGGCAATGCAAACGGTATTCAAGGCAAGTCACGTTGTGGTTCTTTAGGTTATGCGCAGGTTGATGCGCAATATGCAGACCGTGTTGTTATTTTGACAGAATCAATGGTTGATTATCCGAACTCACCTGCCTCAATTCGTCAGGACTGCGTTGATGCCGTGATACAGGTTGAGGAAGTTGGCGACCCAGATAAAATCGGGGGCGATGCAACGCGAATGACCTCCAATCCGCGTGAGTTGCTGATTGCGAAACATGCGGCTGAGGTTATCGAACACTCTGGTTATTTTAAGCCGGGGTTCTCTTTGCAAACAGGCTCTGGTGGTGCATCTCTTGCGGTGACGCGTTTCCTGAAAGATAAAATGATCAAGCAAAATATTGTGGCATCTTTCGGGCTCGGCGGCATTACTGCCACGATGGTTGATTTACATGAGCAGGGTTTGATTGAAACATTATTGGATGTCCAGTGTTTTGATTCTGTTGCCGCTGACTCTCTATCCCGTAATCCAAACCATCATGAAATTTCAGCCAATGAATACGCTAACCCTTCCTCAAAAGGTGCCGTGGTTGATCGGCTGGATGTGGTCATTCTCAGCGCTTTAGAAATTGATATGCAATTTAATGTCAATGTGATTACCGGCTCAGATGGGGTGATTCGTGGCGCCTCTGGTGGTCATTGTGATACGGCGGCTGCTGCGAATTTAACGGTTGTTGTTGCGCCATTAGTTCGGGGACGGATTCCAACGGTTGTTGAGCGGGTCACGAATGTGGTGACACCGGGAGCATCGGTTGATGTGTTAGTCACTGATCATGGTATTGCTGTAAACCCAAGACGTGAAGATCTGATTGAACGACTGAACGCACTTTCAATTCCGGTTTATTCTATCGATGCATTGCAGGCCCGAGCTGAATTAATTACGGGTAAGCCTGAGCCTATTCAATTTACTGACAGAACAATTGCCTTTGTGCGGTATCGGGATGGTTCTGTCATTGATGTGATTAAGGAGGTGACTCAATGA
- the citD gene encoding citrate lyase acyl carrier protein, with amino-acid sequence MEIKQPAFAGTLESSDLQVRISPNSDGGIIIYLDSTVQQQFGEAIKQVVLDALQQLKVTNAILTIEDKGALDCVIQARVQAAVMRACDVEQIDWSLLS; translated from the coding sequence ATGGAAATTAAACAACCAGCGTTTGCAGGAACTCTGGAGTCCAGTGATCTTCAGGTTCGAATCTCCCCCAATAGTGACGGAGGTATCATCATTTATCTCGATAGTACGGTTCAGCAACAGTTCGGAGAAGCCATCAAACAGGTGGTACTCGATGCTTTACAGCAACTGAAAGTGACCAATGCTATTTTAACGATTGAAGATAAAGGGGCTTTGGATTGTGTGATTCAGGCTCGGGTACAGGCTGCAGTGATGCGTGCTTGTGATGTCGAACAGATTGATTGGAGTCTATTATCATGA
- the citE gene encoding citrate (pro-3S)-lyase subunit beta, producing MSQLRRSMLFVPGANAAMLSNTFIYKPDAIMFDLEDSVSLREKDTARMLVYRALQHPLYQDIETVVRVNPIDSKFGINDLNAVVRGGADVVRLPKTDTAHDVTLMANQIEEIEKACGRAVGSTKLLAAIESAQGINNAVEIAHSSPRLIGIALGAEDYVRDLRTNRSPEGTELLFARCSILQAARAVGIMAFDTVYSDANNEAGFLREAEHIKQLGFDGKSLINPRQIDLLHNVYAPTQKEVDYAYAVIEAAEEAEQQGLGVVSLNGKMVDSPIIERARWTLQRAESGIKQ from the coding sequence ATGAGTCAATTACGCAGAAGCATGTTATTTGTACCAGGTGCGAATGCCGCCATGCTGAGTAATACGTTTATCTACAAGCCTGATGCGATTATGTTCGATCTTGAAGATTCTGTTTCACTACGGGAAAAAGATACTGCGCGCATGCTGGTGTATCGTGCATTACAACATCCTTTATATCAGGATATCGAAACCGTTGTCCGGGTGAATCCGATCGACTCCAAATTTGGTATCAACGATTTAAATGCTGTCGTCAGAGGTGGTGCGGATGTCGTACGTCTTCCGAAAACTGATACAGCGCATGATGTGACGTTGATGGCGAACCAAATTGAAGAAATTGAGAAAGCTTGTGGCCGTGCTGTCGGTAGTACCAAATTGTTGGCCGCGATTGAAAGTGCCCAAGGCATCAACAATGCGGTTGAGATCGCACATAGTTCCCCTCGATTGATCGGGATTGCGCTGGGAGCGGAAGATTATGTTCGTGACTTGCGTACCAACCGCTCACCAGAGGGAACCGAGCTGCTGTTTGCCCGATGTAGTATTCTTCAGGCTGCACGAGCTGTGGGGATTATGGCATTTGATACGGTCTATTCGGATGCGAATAATGAAGCTGGATTCCTTCGCGAGGCAGAACACATCAAACAACTTGGATTTGATGGCAAGTCACTAATTAACCCACGCCAAATCGATCTACTCCACAATGTCTATGCACCGACCCAGAAAGAGGTCGATTATGCTTATGCCGTTATTGAAGCGGCTGAAGAAGCAGAGCAGCAAGGGCTAGGTGTTGTATCTCTCAACGGGAAAATGGTCGATAGCCCAATCATTGAACGTGCACGCTGGACATTGCAACGTGCTGAATCCGGTATCAAACAATAG